From the Oryzias latipes chromosome 22, ASM223467v1 genome, one window contains:
- the ivd gene encoding isovaleryl-CoA dehydrogenase, mitochondrial — translation MFAVRNSLRLCSRLSNLAVVKRGCAGASIPVDDVVNGLTDEQIQLRQSVRKFCSEKLAPYADDIDKNNAFPEMREYWKAMGDMGLLGITAPVEEGGTGLGYLDHVIVMEEMSRVSAAIALSYGAHSNLCVNQLVRHANRQQKEKYMPKLLSGEHVGALAMSEPNAGSDVVSMKLRATKSGDHYVLNGNKFWITNGPDADVLIVYAKTDPGAYQKGITAFIVEKGMAGFSTAQKLEKLGMRGSNTCELVFEDCKVPEENVLGPLNKGVYVMMSGLDLERLVLAAGPVGIMQAVLDNAIPYMHVREAFGQKIGHFQLMQGKMADMYTRLSSCRQYLYNVARACDRGHFSAKDCAGVILYCAENATQVALDGIQCLGGNGYINDYPMGRFLRDAKLYEIGAGTSEVRRLIIGRAFNSMFK, via the exons ATGTTCGCCGTCAGAAACTCGCTGCGTCTTTGCTCCAGGTTATCTAACCTGGCTGTGGTGAAGCGAGGATGCGCTGGAGCTTCCATCCCAGTTGACGACGTTGTGAACGGACTCACAGATGAGCAGATTCAG ttAAGGCAGTCAGTTCGTAAATTCTGCTCAGAAAAGCTTGCTCCTTATGCAGATGACATCGACAAGAACAATGCGTTTCCAGAAATGCGG GAATATTGGAAAGCAATGGGGGACATGGGACTGCTTGGTATCACAGCTCCAG TGGAGGAAGGCGGTACAGGACTGGGCTACCTGGATCACGTCATCGTCATGGAGGAGATGTCCCGGGTGTCTGCAGCCATCGCTCTCAGCTACGGCGCTCACTCCAACCTGTGCGTCAACCAGCTGGTGCGTCACGCCAACCGCCAACAAAAGGAGAAGTACATGCCTAAG TTACTGTCAGGAGAGCACGTGGGAGCGCTGGCCATGAGCGAGCCCAACGCCGGGTCAGACGTTGTGTCCATGAAACTCCGAGCCACAAAGTCAG GCGACCATTATGTTTTGAACGGCAACAAGTTCTGGATCACAAACGGGCCGGACGCAGACGTGCTGATCGTGTACGCCAAGACGGACCCCGGTGCCTATCAAAAAGGAATCACCGCTTTTATTGTGGAAAAG GGCATGGCAGGATTCTCCACCGCTCAGAAACTAGAAAAACTCGGAATGAGGGGGTCCAACACCTGCGAGCTGGTCTTTGAAGACTGCAAAGTTCCAG AGGAGAACGTGCTGGGTCCACTAAACAAAGGCGTCTATGTGATGATGAGTGGCTTGGATCTGGAGAGGCTGGTGCTTGCAGCCGGACCTGTTGG CATCATGCAGGCGGTTTTGGACAACGCGATTCCCTACATGCACGTCAGAGAAGCATTTGGACAAAAAATCGGACACTTTCAG CTCATGCAAGGCAAGATGGCCGACATGTACACCAGGCTGAGCTCGTGTCGGCAGTATTTGTACAACGTCGCTCGAGCTTGTGACAGAGGACACTTTAGTGCAAAG gACTGTGCAGGAGTGATCTTGTACTGCGCTGAGAATGCTACTCAAGTTGCTTTGGATGGAATTCAGTGTTTGG GTGGAAACGGCTACATCAATGACTACCCGATGGGCCGCTTCCTGCGAGATGCCAAGCTGTATGAGATCGGTGCAGGAACTAGCGAGGTCCGCAGGCTGATCATCGGACGCGCCTTCAACTCCATGTTCAAATAG